The DNA region tcttcttcttctccttaaaTACAGGTGAAACATCAAGAGGTTGCCCAGTTTCTTGGAGGACGGCTTTATGACTGCGTCTTTAAATACAATTAAGTTATGAGTTGATAATGTCATTTTTGCTTCCTTAGCTGAATTAGTAATTCCCTACAATGGCATTAAGTGTTACTGCCTGGAAGAATGATATATGCGAGCTCCTAGGGTTTGCCGATTGGATAAAATAAGTACCAGAACTGTTTACAAGCAGCAGAAATCGTTTTGATCTACTTTCTATTATATCATTGTACTGTTACAGGAATTTATTgtacttatatttttttgacaCCGTTGTTCTTAGCACCAAAGGCTCCCCAAATGTCTTCCAAGATGGATGGGTCTGAATGCCTATTTTTCTAATATGCAGTTTCTAGAGAACTTGTCTGACATTTTATTAATGCAGGAACATAAGAAAGTCATACATATTCATCAATCTTGTAAAGGAAAAGCAGGGGGGGAAAGCTGATATGAGAGGATATTGCTAGATCAATTCTCTTTGGTAGGATACGATGCCAATTTGTTGATGCCGCATATCCCTTCAGGTTTTCCAGTGTTCCTCTTCATCCGTATGTACCCTTTCTCTCCCCACTTTGGTCCCCATGAATTCTTCACAATGATGTAATCTGACCCCTTTGATGACCCATATCCAACTGCTGTTACTCCATGATCAAGCTCAGTTCCACAATGTCCATTGAATACCCCCTGCAAAACCAACAAAACTATGCATAATTAGGGCATATACAAGCCGAAGGTGGTGAATATGTGGGTATGGATATACTGCCCCTTGTTTAAAGGGAAGAGAACGGTAGTTTACCCCACGGTAAAATTGGAAGTCTCGGCCAGAAGCATCAATGGCTACGCTAAGAGGCTGGTGAGCCAGTGCCTTCAAAAGACTGACTTCATCATTTTGTGGCACATCATGATAACCATTTATTGTCACTGCCTCCGTTTCTTCCTGGACACGAACTTACAAACATGAATGATCAACTACTTCTATTATGAAAGTTTCTTACTAgttaaaaaagagttttggtTCAGTACCGCCCTAGCCATTTTTACCTTATTCTCCTCACAAGTGCCTTCCTCCATTAGATATGGGTAGTCTTCCTCCTTGTGCAGTCCTCCATTTGAGATGATGAACTCGAATGCATAATCCATGAGACCTCCATTGCAGCCACTATTGAAGGATCTGTCGCAGTCAATCAGCTCTTGCTCCGACAACGACGTTAAGTTACCCGTCACGATCTTGTTTATGCCCTCAATGGCTGCAACAGTTGAGAATGCCCAACAACTACCTGCATGCTCACCATGTTATCATCTTTGCTCACTTTATGATCAAC from Carya illinoinensis cultivar Pawnee chromosome 6, C.illinoinensisPawnee_v1, whole genome shotgun sequence includes:
- the LOC122313065 gene encoding cysteine protease XCP1-like — protein: MAFSSYSKISLLVFSLSMFVCCALAHDYSIVGYSPEDLTCLDKILELFESWLSKHGKTYRSIEEKLHRFEVFKDNLKHIDQRNKESSSYWLGLNEFADLTHEEFKNKYLGLKPELPRRRSSSKDFNYRDVEDLPKSVDWRENGAVTPVKNQGSCGSCWAFSTVAAIEGINKIVTGNLTSLSEQELIDCDRSFNSGCNGGLMDYAFEFIISNGGLHKEEDYPYLMEEGTCEENKEETEAVTINGYHDVPQNDEVSLLKALAHQPLSVAIDASGRDFQFYRGGVFNGHCGTELDHGVTAVGYGSSKGSDYIIVKNSWGPKWGEKGYIRMKRNTGKPEGICGINKLASYPTKEN